The following proteins come from a genomic window of Tepidiforma thermophila:
- a CDS encoding HNH endonuclease, with protein sequence MGVDGIAVLVLNQNYEPLNVCSVRRAIVLVLRGKAEIIETARAVLHTARTTLALPSVIRLVHMVRRPRPKLRLTRREIFQRDGWQCVYCGRQTRDLTLDHVIPRHRGGPHTWENLVAACRTCNHRKAGRTPQEARMTLLREPAAPRVSIYHAFYPYLESEEAWRKFIPGWDDAVLAAAG encoded by the coding sequence GTGGGGGTAGATGGCATAGCCGTCCTGGTGCTGAACCAGAATTACGAGCCGCTCAACGTGTGCTCCGTCCGGCGCGCCATCGTCCTCGTCCTCCGCGGCAAAGCAGAAATCATCGAAACCGCCCGCGCCGTCCTCCACACCGCCCGCACCACGCTCGCCCTCCCCTCCGTCATCCGCCTCGTTCACATGGTCCGCCGCCCGCGCCCGAAGCTCCGCCTTACCCGCCGCGAAATCTTCCAGCGCGACGGCTGGCAGTGCGTCTACTGCGGCCGCCAGACCCGCGACCTCACCCTCGACCATGTCATCCCCCGCCACCGCGGAGGTCCCCACACCTGGGAGAACCTCGTCGCCGCCTGCCGCACCTGCAACCACCGCAAGGCCGGCCGCACCCCCCAGGAAGCCCGCATGACCCTCCTCCGCGAGCCCGCCGCGCCCCGCGTCAGCATCTACCACGCCTTCTACCCCTACCTCGAAAGCGAAGAAGCCTGGCGCAAGTTCATCCCCGGCTGGGACGACGCCGTCCTCGCCGCCGCCGGCTGA
- a CDS encoding class I SAM-dependent methyltransferase → MQPPPVSERDPGSLERYLLSFRWPFRNEEVHRILVQGGLPLWRQVLRFVPNPKERGKALELGSPPFHITLLLQRFRNYDLFLTGYAADGRPELRQQLESPEFGETYEFVCTCFNAEADTFPYPDNTFDLVTWCEVIEHLTENPVHTLAEIHRVLKPGGALVISTPNASRADSIANFLAGRNIYDPYHLGAPLKGSRHSREYTLAELTGLLEGCGYTIERAADIDIYPPASRNRRIFRWLMNNVVSRITKGHYRYHLFVRARKTEAPFRWYFPSSLFDMGHLAFYMAPRDPEVTFGINEVPHIAMGWGDLQRDPSGREYRRSGQVGDIYLLVREPSTAATVTLAGGRGEAQAWHDNGGNLVLLGATRFDAPPGRWTDVTIPLSADFEPGNPLHIRLDTEAGVDVHRVTTT, encoded by the coding sequence ATGCAGCCGCCCCCGGTTTCCGAACGCGACCCCGGGTCGCTCGAGCGGTACCTCCTCTCCTTCCGCTGGCCCTTCCGCAACGAGGAGGTCCACCGCATCCTCGTCCAGGGCGGCCTCCCCCTCTGGCGCCAGGTCCTCCGCTTCGTCCCAAACCCGAAAGAGCGCGGCAAAGCCCTCGAGCTTGGCAGCCCGCCCTTCCACATCACCCTCCTCCTCCAGCGCTTCCGCAACTACGACCTCTTCCTCACCGGCTACGCCGCCGACGGCCGCCCGGAGCTCCGCCAGCAGCTCGAAAGCCCCGAATTCGGCGAAACGTACGAATTCGTCTGCACCTGCTTCAACGCCGAGGCCGATACCTTCCCCTACCCCGACAACACCTTCGACCTCGTCACCTGGTGCGAAGTCATCGAGCACCTCACCGAAAATCCCGTCCACACGCTCGCCGAGATCCACCGCGTCCTCAAACCGGGCGGCGCGCTCGTCATCTCCACCCCGAACGCCTCCCGCGCCGACTCCATCGCCAACTTCCTCGCCGGCCGCAACATCTACGACCCCTACCACCTCGGCGCCCCCCTCAAGGGCTCCCGCCACAGCCGCGAGTACACCCTCGCCGAGCTCACTGGCCTCCTCGAGGGGTGCGGCTACACCATCGAGCGCGCCGCCGACATCGACATCTACCCCCCGGCCAGCCGCAACCGCCGCATCTTCCGCTGGCTCATGAACAACGTCGTCAGCCGCATCACGAAGGGCCACTACCGCTACCACCTCTTCGTCCGCGCCCGCAAAACCGAGGCCCCCTTCCGCTGGTACTTCCCGTCCTCCCTCTTCGATATGGGTCACCTCGCCTTCTACATGGCCCCGCGCGATCCCGAGGTCACCTTCGGCATCAATGAGGTGCCGCACATCGCCATGGGCTGGGGCGACCTCCAGCGCGACCCCTCCGGCCGCGAATATCGCCGCTCCGGGCAGGTCGGCGATATCTACCTCCTCGTCCGCGAACCCAGCACCGCCGCCACCGTCACCCTGGCCGGCGGCCGCGGCGAGGCACAGGCCTGGCACGATAACGGCGGCAACCTCGTCCTCCTCGGCGCGACCCGCTTCGACGCCCCGCCCGGGCGCTGGACCGACGTCACCATCCCCCTCTCCGCCGACTTCGAGCCCGGCAACCCCCTCCATATCCGGCTCGATACAGAGGCCGGCGTCGACGTCCACCGCGTAACAACGACATAA
- a CDS encoding class I SAM-dependent methyltransferase — MPAPRRDLHELNRLAWNEATRAHNSHKGDQARFFREGGSTLFPEELELLGPLEGKRLVHLQCNAGQDSLSLARLGARVTGVDISDEAIAFASELSRAAGIPADFVRADIYDWFDAAAAAGEQFDLAFSSYGAVCWLSDLSAWGRGIAGILAPGGAFVLVEFHPVVCMYDDELRLTWPYRDPEPVLGDGVGDYVAASREGLVPWGFEEGVTGFKNPHRGAEFAHGTADVITALIEAGLVLEVFREYEYANGCRFFSCAEMREGRRYYLPAGVPAIPQMYAVRARKPA, encoded by the coding sequence ATGCCCGCTCCGCGCCGCGACCTCCACGAGCTCAACCGCCTCGCCTGGAACGAAGCCACCCGCGCACACAACAGCCACAAGGGCGACCAGGCCCGCTTCTTTCGCGAGGGCGGCTCCACCCTCTTCCCGGAGGAGCTGGAACTCCTCGGCCCCCTCGAAGGGAAGCGGCTCGTCCACCTCCAGTGCAACGCCGGCCAGGATTCCCTCTCCCTCGCCCGGCTCGGCGCCCGCGTCACCGGCGTCGATATCTCCGACGAAGCCATCGCCTTCGCGTCCGAACTCTCCCGCGCCGCCGGCATCCCGGCCGACTTCGTCCGCGCCGATATCTACGACTGGTTCGACGCCGCCGCAGCGGCCGGCGAGCAGTTCGACCTCGCCTTCTCGTCCTACGGCGCCGTCTGCTGGCTCTCCGACCTCTCCGCCTGGGGCCGCGGCATCGCCGGCATCCTCGCGCCCGGCGGCGCCTTCGTCCTCGTCGAATTCCACCCTGTCGTCTGCATGTACGACGACGAACTCCGGCTGACCTGGCCCTACCGCGACCCCGAACCGGTCCTCGGCGACGGCGTCGGCGATTACGTCGCCGCCTCCCGCGAGGGGCTCGTCCCCTGGGGCTTCGAAGAAGGCGTCACCGGCTTCAAGAACCCCCACCGCGGCGCCGAATTTGCCCACGGCACCGCCGACGTCATCACGGCCCTCATCGAGGCCGGCCTCGTCCTCGAAGTCTTCCGCGAGTACGAGTACGCCAACGGCTGCCGCTTCTTCTCCTGCGCCGAAATGCGCGAAGGCCGCCGCTACTACCTCCCCGCCGGCGTGCCCGCCATCCCCCAGATGTACGCCGTCCGCGCCCGCAAGCCCGCCTGA
- the hemC gene encoding hydroxymethylbilane synthase — MTVLRLGTRGSQLALAQARLVADRLEAAAPGLAVELVTIATAGDRDQSTPLAEGERPGWFTTAIQEALQRGEVDIAVHSLKDLPTRRPGGLVIAAVPLREDPRDALVSRTGAPLRDLPRGSVVGTGSPRREAQLRELRPDLDIRPIRGNVETRIRKVRDGEYDAAVVALAGLRRLGLETEAAEIFGLEEMLPAPGQGALAVECRADDARARDLLARVDDPAVRLAVTAERSFLAAIEGGCSFPAAAYAEHFGSTLKLHALVASGGRIIRSKMGGPAETAAGLGRQLAEDLLQRAGLR; from the coding sequence ATGACCGTCCTCCGCCTCGGCACGCGCGGCAGCCAGCTCGCCCTGGCCCAGGCGCGGCTCGTGGCCGACCGTCTCGAAGCCGCTGCCCCCGGCCTGGCGGTCGAGCTCGTCACCATCGCTACCGCCGGCGACCGCGACCAGTCCACCCCCCTCGCCGAAGGCGAACGCCCCGGCTGGTTCACCACCGCCATCCAGGAGGCCCTCCAGCGCGGCGAGGTCGACATCGCCGTCCACAGCCTCAAAGACCTGCCCACCCGCCGCCCCGGGGGGCTCGTCATCGCCGCCGTCCCGCTCCGCGAAGACCCCCGCGATGCCCTCGTCTCCCGCACCGGCGCCCCCCTCCGCGATCTCCCCCGCGGGTCAGTCGTCGGCACCGGTTCCCCCCGCCGCGAGGCCCAGCTCCGCGAACTCCGGCCCGACCTCGACATCCGCCCCATCCGCGGCAACGTCGAAACCCGCATCCGCAAAGTCCGCGATGGCGAGTACGATGCCGCCGTCGTCGCCCTCGCCGGGCTCCGCCGCCTCGGCCTCGAAACCGAAGCCGCCGAAATCTTCGGCCTCGAGGAGATGCTCCCCGCGCCCGGCCAGGGCGCCCTCGCCGTCGAATGCCGTGCCGACGATGCCCGCGCGCGCGACCTGCTCGCCCGGGTCGACGACCCCGCGGTCCGCCTCGCCGTCACCGCCGAGCGCAGCTTCCTCGCCGCCATCGAGGGCGGCTGCAGCTTCCCCGCCGCCGCCTACGCCGAGCATTTTGGCTCGACCCTCAAGCTCCACGCCCTGGTCGCGTCCGGCGGCCGGATCATCCGCTCGAAAATGGGCGGCCCCGCCGAAACCGCCGCCGGCCTCGGGCGCCAGCTCGCCGAAGATCTCCTCCAGCGCGCCGGCCTCCGGTAG
- the hemL gene encoding glutamate-1-semialdehyde 2,1-aminomutase, which produces MTNQSIREAAAGLFPGGVNSPVRSYRSVGGDPLPIVRGAGPYVFDADGARYIDYVGGFGPAILGHARPEVTRAIAEAAADGLAFGALGPREVELAAVIRDATGLERLRFLNSGTEATMTAIRIARAATGRDLVVKFDGCYHGHSDGLLVRAGSGVATLGMSDSAGVPQAVAGLTAVLPYNDPAALIRWFDAHPADTAAVIVESIPANVGILAPDPEFLQVLQAVPRAHGALLIADEIITGFRLARGLSGVLPAADLVTLGKIIGGGLPIGAIGGPARLLGLLAPEGPVYQAGTFSANPAVMAAGLATLQLLTPAAYQRLEQVARHLENGLRTAIRRAEAPASVVRYGSMLSLFFRPEPPRDYAQAREADTAAFARFHRAMRARGVLIPPSQFETWFVSLAHNEPEIDATVCAAAEALREACPA; this is translated from the coding sequence ATGACCAACCAGTCGATCCGTGAAGCCGCCGCCGGCCTCTTCCCCGGCGGCGTCAACAGCCCCGTCCGCTCCTACCGCTCCGTCGGCGGCGACCCCCTCCCCATCGTCCGCGGCGCCGGCCCGTACGTCTTCGACGCCGACGGCGCCCGCTACATCGACTACGTCGGCGGCTTCGGGCCCGCTATCCTCGGCCACGCCCGCCCCGAAGTGACTCGCGCCATCGCCGAGGCCGCCGCCGATGGGCTCGCCTTCGGCGCGCTCGGCCCGCGGGAGGTCGAGCTCGCCGCTGTCATCCGCGACGCCACCGGCCTCGAACGCCTCCGCTTCCTCAACTCCGGCACCGAGGCGACCATGACGGCCATCCGCATCGCCCGCGCCGCCACCGGCCGCGACCTGGTGGTCAAGTTCGACGGCTGCTACCACGGCCACAGCGACGGCCTCCTCGTCCGGGCCGGGAGCGGCGTCGCCACCCTCGGCATGAGCGATTCCGCCGGCGTCCCCCAGGCCGTCGCTGGCCTCACCGCCGTCCTCCCCTACAACGATCCGGCCGCCCTCATCCGCTGGTTCGATGCCCACCCTGCCGATACCGCCGCCGTCATCGTCGAGAGCATCCCGGCAAACGTCGGCATCCTCGCGCCGGACCCCGAATTCCTCCAGGTGCTCCAGGCCGTCCCCCGCGCGCACGGCGCCCTCCTCATCGCCGACGAAATCATCACCGGCTTCCGGCTCGCCCGCGGCCTCTCCGGGGTCCTCCCCGCAGCCGACCTCGTGACCCTCGGGAAGATCATCGGCGGCGGGCTCCCCATCGGCGCCATCGGCGGCCCCGCGCGCCTGCTCGGCCTCCTCGCGCCCGAAGGCCCCGTTTACCAGGCCGGCACCTTCAGCGCCAACCCCGCCGTCATGGCTGCCGGGCTCGCCACCCTGCAGCTGCTCACACCCGCCGCCTACCAGCGGCTCGAACAGGTCGCCCGCCACCTCGAAAACGGCCTGCGCACGGCCATCCGCCGCGCCGAGGCCCCGGCCAGCGTCGTCCGCTACGGCTCCATGCTCTCCCTCTTCTTCCGCCCCGAACCCCCGCGTGACTACGCCCAGGCCCGCGAGGCCGATACCGCCGCCTTCGCCCGCTTTCACCGCGCCATGCGCGCGCGTGGTGTCCTCATCCCGCCCTCCCAGTTCGAAACCTGGTTCGTCTCCCTCGCCCACAACGAGCCCGAGATCGATGCCACCGTCTGCGCTGCTGCCGAAGCCCTCCGCGAGGCCTGCCCGGCATGA
- a CDS encoding CbiX/SirB N-terminal domain-containing protein: protein MTHLILAGHGSHLNADSSEPFHRLAAALRTSGDFDAVSVALWKEEPSLALALDAVTDPEVVVVPIFISTGYFTRTVVPREMRLDGPLTRRAGQRIRYTPPVGTHPRLADVIIERAREAGAGPADALVVLGHGTRRDSQSEKNVYAMADLVARRALFAECGVAFIDQEPGMLTMLERFRADRLFVVPLFIAEGWHVGETIPADLALDGPETRRGGRVVHYTPPVGTHPALAAVVRELAREALTAFPPSAASARPARPAPAPLPRVIGELRIEDGRVCGPGEPVRELPPDPEAVRRHVRIGEDGRYRPLPGARGLPGGWFVRTGEDCTAEAVVEAVYPLATVHERQARAGELRIVPLDEVLERQSGRYESARSLSGRGRRVLRDILCGRCIRTPAWPLSSLPAPGSPLPAPGSPPCPEACSVFVALAREAAAWERDGAEPAPVDPAIPFAAFEEPGNEIREAVLAAILEPAHPGAPA from the coding sequence ATGACCCACCTCATCCTCGCCGGCCACGGCTCCCACCTCAACGCAGATTCGAGCGAGCCCTTCCACCGCCTCGCCGCCGCCCTCCGCACCTCCGGCGACTTCGATGCCGTCTCCGTCGCCCTCTGGAAGGAGGAGCCGTCCCTCGCCCTCGCCCTCGACGCCGTCACCGACCCCGAGGTCGTCGTCGTCCCCATCTTCATCTCCACCGGCTACTTCACCCGCACGGTCGTGCCCCGCGAAATGCGCCTCGACGGTCCGCTGACCCGCCGCGCCGGCCAGCGGATCCGCTATACCCCGCCCGTCGGCACCCATCCGCGCCTCGCCGACGTCATCATCGAACGCGCCCGCGAAGCCGGCGCCGGCCCGGCTGACGCCCTCGTCGTCCTCGGCCACGGCACCCGCCGCGACTCCCAGTCCGAGAAGAACGTCTACGCCATGGCCGACCTCGTCGCCCGGCGCGCCCTCTTCGCCGAGTGCGGCGTCGCCTTCATCGACCAGGAGCCCGGCATGCTCACCATGCTCGAACGGTTCCGCGCCGACCGCCTCTTCGTCGTCCCGCTCTTCATCGCTGAAGGCTGGCACGTCGGCGAGACTATCCCCGCCGACCTCGCCCTCGACGGCCCCGAGACCCGCCGCGGCGGCCGCGTCGTCCACTACACCCCGCCAGTCGGCACCCACCCCGCCCTCGCCGCGGTCGTCCGCGAACTCGCCCGCGAGGCCCTCACCGCCTTCCCCCCTTCCGCCGCCTCCGCTCGCCCCGCCCGGCCTGCCCCCGCCCCGCTGCCCCGCGTCATCGGCGAACTCCGCATTGAGGACGGCCGGGTCTGCGGACCCGGCGAACCCGTCCGCGAACTCCCGCCCGACCCCGAAGCGGTCCGCCGCCACGTCCGCATCGGCGAAGATGGCCGCTACCGGCCGCTCCCCGGCGCACGCGGCCTCCCCGGCGGCTGGTTCGTCCGCACCGGCGAGGACTGCACCGCGGAAGCCGTCGTCGAAGCCGTCTACCCCCTCGCCACCGTCCACGAGCGGCAGGCCCGCGCCGGCGAACTCCGCATCGTCCCCCTCGACGAGGTCCTCGAACGCCAGTCCGGCCGCTACGAGAGCGCCCGCTCCCTCTCCGGGCGCGGCCGCCGCGTCCTCCGCGACATCCTCTGCGGCCGCTGCATCCGCACCCCCGCCTGGCCCCTCTCCTCCCTCCCCGCTCCCGGCTCCCCGCTCCCGGCTCCCGGCTCCCCGCCCTGCCCCGAGGCCTGCAGCGTCTTCGTCGCCCTCGCCCGCGAGGCCGCCGCCTGGGAGCGCGACGGCGCCGAGCCCGCCCCCGTCGACCCCGCCATCCCCTTCGCCGCCTTCGAAGAGCCCGGCAACGAAATCCGCGAAGCCGTCCTCGCCGCTATCCTCGAACCGGCACACCCCGGAGCCCCCGCATGA
- a CDS encoding precorrin-2 dehydrogenase/sirohydrochlorin ferrochelatase family protein → MSILVELLPGAGPVLVIGGGTVARRKVQALVDGGFTVVVIAPEVDPAIAALDTVTCIRRPFVHVDVDARPWALVLACTADREVNRTVGELARARHIPVLVADARAESTIAFPALHRDGDLLVGVSTSGADPALAARLRDSVAEALGPGRAAEVAAARAARAARRTTEPNA, encoded by the coding sequence ATGAGCATCCTGGTCGAACTCCTCCCCGGGGCCGGGCCCGTCCTCGTCATCGGCGGCGGTACCGTCGCCCGGCGCAAGGTCCAGGCCCTCGTTGACGGGGGCTTCACCGTCGTCGTCATCGCCCCCGAGGTCGACCCGGCCATCGCCGCACTCGACACCGTGACCTGCATCCGTCGGCCCTTCGTTCACGTCGATGTCGATGCCCGCCCGTGGGCGCTCGTCCTCGCCTGTACCGCGGACCGCGAGGTCAACCGCACCGTCGGCGAGCTCGCCCGCGCCCGCCACATCCCCGTCCTTGTCGCCGACGCCCGCGCCGAGAGCACCATCGCCTTCCCCGCCCTTCACCGCGACGGCGACCTCCTCGTCGGCGTCTCCACCTCGGGCGCCGACCCGGCGCTTGCCGCCCGCCTCCGCGATTCGGTCGCCGAAGCCCTCGGCCCCGGCCGCGCCGCGGAGGTCGCCGCCGCCCGCGCCGCCCGCGCCGCCCGCCGCACTACGGAGCCCAACGCATGA
- the cobA gene encoding uroporphyrinogen-III C-methyltransferase, whose protein sequence is MPNLTGHAWLVGAGPGDPGLLTLAARDALQQADVVLYDALIGPEVLRFARPGAELVPVGKRAGAHAMPQEEINRLLVARTGEGRRVVRLKGGDPFVFGRGGEEALALRAAGLPFTVIPGVTSAVAVPAAAGIPVTHRGLATRFTVITAADRAGAVPADLPGPAAAGTLVILMGAAALPALVERLLAAGWDPDTPAASIANGTLPGQQVVTAPLAGIALAASCLPTPLITVVGPVAALAEQLGPGRFGPLVGRSVVVTRSRTQSSTLSEALRNLGATVIEAPAIAIRLHPERILADERCASRWDWVVFTSQNAVAAVFDAFDAAGLDARAFGTTRIAAVGDATAAALRARAIRPDFLPSRATSAALADELPRVRGARVFLPISSLAGPELEDALRARGAHVERVDAYDTIPETLDPATIARVQAADAITFTSASTARFLRQALAETVLAPEVRLVSIGPATSAAVRAAFGRVDAEAPEPSIPALVGAVLEVLA, encoded by the coding sequence ATGCCGAACCTCACAGGCCACGCCTGGCTCGTCGGCGCCGGCCCCGGCGACCCCGGCCTCCTCACCCTCGCCGCCCGCGACGCCCTCCAGCAGGCCGACGTCGTCCTCTACGACGCGCTCATCGGCCCCGAGGTGCTCCGCTTCGCCCGCCCCGGGGCCGAGCTCGTGCCCGTCGGTAAGCGCGCCGGCGCCCACGCGATGCCCCAGGAGGAGATCAACCGCCTCCTCGTCGCCCGCACCGGCGAAGGCCGCCGCGTCGTCCGCCTCAAGGGCGGCGACCCCTTCGTCTTCGGCCGCGGCGGCGAAGAAGCCCTCGCCCTCCGTGCCGCCGGCCTCCCCTTTACCGTCATCCCCGGCGTCACCTCCGCCGTCGCCGTCCCCGCCGCCGCCGGCATCCCCGTCACCCACCGCGGCCTCGCGACTCGCTTTACCGTCATCACCGCCGCCGACCGCGCCGGCGCGGTCCCCGCTGACCTCCCCGGGCCCGCTGCCGCCGGCACCCTCGTCATCCTCATGGGTGCGGCCGCTCTCCCCGCCCTCGTCGAACGCCTCCTCGCCGCCGGCTGGGACCCGGATACCCCCGCGGCCTCGATCGCGAACGGCACCCTCCCCGGGCAGCAGGTCGTCACCGCGCCCCTCGCCGGCATCGCACTCGCGGCGTCGTGCCTCCCCACGCCCCTCATCACCGTCGTCGGCCCGGTGGCCGCCCTCGCCGAACAGCTCGGCCCCGGCCGGTTTGGACCGCTTGTCGGCCGTTCCGTCGTGGTCACCCGCTCGCGCACGCAGTCGTCAACGCTCAGCGAGGCGCTTCGCAACCTCGGTGCCACGGTGATCGAAGCGCCCGCCATCGCCATCCGCCTCCACCCCGAGCGCATCCTCGCCGATGAGCGCTGCGCCAGCCGCTGGGACTGGGTCGTGTTCACCAGCCAGAACGCTGTCGCCGCCGTCTTCGACGCGTTCGACGCCGCCGGCCTCGATGCCCGCGCCTTCGGCACCACCCGCATCGCTGCCGTCGGCGATGCCACCGCTGCCGCCCTCCGCGCCCGTGCCATCCGCCCCGACTTCCTCCCCTCACGCGCCACCTCGGCCGCCCTCGCCGACGAACTCCCCCGCGTGCGGGGCGCCCGGGTCTTCCTCCCCATCTCCTCCCTCGCCGGTCCCGAGCTCGAAGACGCCCTCCGTGCCCGCGGCGCTCACGTCGAACGGGTGGACGCCTATGACACCATCCCCGAAACGCTCGACCCGGCCACCATCGCCCGGGTGCAGGCCGCCGACGCCATCACCTTCACCAGCGCCTCCACGGCCCGCTTCCTCCGCCAGGCCCTCGCCGAGACCGTCCTCGCCCCGGAAGTCCGCCTCGTGAGCATCGGCCCCGCCACCTCTGCCGCCGTCCGCGCCGCCTTCGGCCGCGTCGACGCCGAGGCCCCCGAGCCCTCCATCCCCGCCCTCGTCGGCGCCGTCCTGGAGGTCCTTGCATGA
- a CDS encoding chlorite dismutase family protein has protein sequence MTAEPAAQPARPRGPMVELDPSGRVNPKEPDRARRQFLNYAFFRIDPAFRRLPREERCALHREYVEVLRRWAGRDDVILRTYTLEGLRADCDFMLWRIAHDVRRFNEMQRDLNATGMAGWLSPAYSFLSLQKRSQYVNRIEGSGQGVELLPGEGQFLFVYPFVKTRAWYALSPHARQGMMDEHIHVSAPFKGVRLNTSYSYGIDDQEFVVAFDSDYPQEFVDLVGRLRFTEASLYTQRDTPMFTCLKTTPENIFTP, from the coding sequence ATGACCGCCGAACCCGCCGCCCAGCCCGCCCGCCCGCGCGGCCCCATGGTCGAACTCGACCCCTCCGGCCGCGTCAACCCGAAGGAGCCCGACCGCGCCCGCCGCCAGTTCCTCAACTACGCCTTCTTCCGCATCGACCCCGCCTTCCGCCGCCTCCCCCGCGAAGAGCGCTGCGCCCTCCACCGCGAATACGTCGAGGTCCTCCGCCGCTGGGCCGGCCGCGACGATGTCATCCTCCGCACCTACACCCTCGAAGGCCTCCGTGCCGACTGCGACTTCATGCTCTGGCGCATCGCCCACGACGTCCGCCGCTTCAACGAGATGCAGCGCGACCTCAACGCCACCGGCATGGCCGGCTGGCTCAGCCCCGCCTACAGCTTCCTCTCCCTCCAGAAGCGCTCCCAGTACGTTAACCGCATTGAAGGCTCCGGGCAGGGCGTCGAGCTCCTCCCCGGCGAAGGCCAGTTCCTCTTCGTCTATCCTTTCGTCAAAACTCGCGCCTGGTACGCCCTCAGCCCCCACGCCCGCCAGGGCATGATGGACGAGCACATCCACGTCTCCGCCCCCTTCAAAGGCGTCCGCCTCAACACCAGCTACAGCTACGGCATCGACGACCAGGAGTTCGTCGTCGCCTTCGATTCCGACTACCCCCAGGAGTTCGTCGACCTCGTCGGCCGCCTCCGCTTCACCGAAGCCTCCCTCTACACCCAGCGCGACACGCCCATGTTCACCTGCCTCAAGACCACGCCCGAGAACATCTTCACCCCCTGA
- a CDS encoding aldo/keto reductase — protein MQYRPLNGTPLTLSAVGFGVWTVGTTWWGVTDRQEGIRLLRLAFDLGITFFDTGNTYADGAAETILADALGHRRSDIVIATKFGYDLSVPPRPNQQERPHDWSPAHMRRSLEDSLRRLRTGWIDYYQLHNPRIDAIQRDDLLAALEDARREGLIRAYGVALGPAIDMRQADEGIAAVRRGMPAQLIYNILEQELGEAIFPVARECGVGTLARVPHASGLLDGTATRTTEFPPGDHRRWRIDTPEKRAAWEEGIRRAGTLAFLARDGRTLGQAAIQFILREPSIGAVIPNIYDEAGLREFAAACEAPPLTDAEYDAIQRLRAAGYPEPEGAPA, from the coding sequence ATGCAGTATCGACCCCTCAACGGCACACCCCTCACCCTCTCCGCCGTCGGCTTCGGCGTCTGGACCGTCGGAACCACCTGGTGGGGCGTCACCGACCGCCAGGAGGGCATCCGCCTCCTCCGCCTCGCCTTCGACCTCGGCATCACCTTCTTCGATACCGGCAACACCTACGCCGACGGCGCCGCCGAGACCATCCTCGCCGACGCCCTCGGCCATCGCCGCTCCGACATCGTCATCGCCACCAAGTTCGGGTACGACCTCTCCGTCCCGCCCCGCCCGAACCAGCAGGAGCGCCCGCACGACTGGTCACCCGCCCACATGCGCCGCTCCCTCGAAGACTCCCTCCGCCGCCTCCGCACCGGCTGGATCGACTACTACCAGCTCCACAACCCCCGCATCGACGCCATCCAGCGCGACGACCTCCTCGCCGCCCTCGAAGACGCCCGCCGCGAGGGGCTCATCCGCGCCTACGGCGTCGCCCTCGGCCCCGCCATTGATATGCGCCAGGCCGATGAGGGCATCGCCGCCGTCCGTCGCGGCATGCCCGCCCAGCTCATCTACAACATCCTCGAGCAGGAGCTCGGCGAAGCGATCTTCCCCGTCGCCCGCGAATGCGGCGTCGGCACGCTCGCCCGCGTCCCCCACGCCTCCGGCCTGCTCGATGGCACCGCAACCCGCACCACCGAATTCCCGCCTGGCGACCACCGCCGCTGGCGCATCGATACCCCCGAAAAGCGCGCCGCTTGGGAAGAGGGCATCCGCCGCGCCGGCACCCTCGCCTTCCTCGCCCGCGATGGCCGCACCCTCGGCCAGGCCGCCATCCAGTTCATCCTCCGCGAGCCCTCCATCGGCGCCGTCATCCCCAACATCTACGACGAGGCCGGCCTCCGCGAGTTCGCCGCAGCCTGCGAAGCCCCGCCGCTCACCGACGCCGAGTACGACGCCATCCAGCGCCTCCGCGCCGCCGGATACCCCGAACCCGAAGGAGCCCCCGCATGA